In one Mustela lutreola isolate mMusLut2 chromosome 8, mMusLut2.pri, whole genome shotgun sequence genomic region, the following are encoded:
- the LOC131837849 gene encoding olfactory receptor 6C3-like, producing the protein MKNRTVPTEFILLGLSDDPELQIMIFLFLIITYILSVTGNLTIITLTLTDSHLQTPMYFFLRNFSVLEISFTTVCIPRFLGTIITRDKTISYNNCTAQLFFFIFMGITEFYLLTAMSYDRYVAICKPLHYTTIMNKRVCILLVFCAWLTGFLNIFPPVLLFLQLDYCGSNVIDHFACDYFPLLQLSCSDTWLLEVIGFYSAIVILLFTLALIILSYMFIIRTILKLPSASQRKKAFSTCSSHMIVISISYGSCIFMYANPSAKEKASLTKGVAILNTSVAPMMNPFIYTLRNQQVKQAFKDTIQKVMIFSSK; encoded by the coding sequence ATGAAAAACCGCACAGTACCCACAGAATTCATTCTTCTAGGGCTATCAGATGACCCAGAGCTTCAGattatgatttttctcttcttaattatCACATATATATTAAGCGTCACTGGTAATTTGACCATCATCACTCTCACCTTGACTGACTCCCATCTGCAGAcccccatgtatttcttcctcagGAACTTCTCTGTATTAGAAATATCCTTTACAACTGTCTGTATTCCTAGATTTCTGGGCACAATTATCACCAGAGACAAGACGATCTCATACAATAATTGTACAGCTCAgttgtttttcttcatcttcatggGAATAACTGAGTTTTACCTTCTAACTGCCAtgtcctatgaccgctatgtTGCCATCTGTAAACCCTTGCATTATACAACCATCATGAACAAAAGAGTCTGCATTTTACTTGTCTTTTGTGCTTGGCTGACAGGATTCTTAAATATCTTCCCACcagttcttctctttctccagttAGATTACTGTGGTTCCAATGTCATTGATCACTTTGCTTGTGATTATTTTCCCCTCTTGCAATTATCTTGCTCAGACACATGGCTCTTAGAAGTGATCGGTTTTTACTCCGCCATAGTGATTCTGCTTTTCACTTTGGCACTAATAATTTTGTCCTACATGTTCATCATTAGAACAATTCTGAAACTACCCTCTGCCAGTCAGAGAAAAAAGGCATTTTCTACATGTTCCTCACACATGATTGTCATTTCCATCTCTTATGGAAGCTGCATATTCATGTATGCCAACCCTTCTGCAAAAGAAAAGGCATCATTGACCAAAGGAGTGGCTATTCTGAATACTTCTGTTGCTCCTATGATGAATCCATTTATATATACCCTCAGGAACCAGCAAGTAAAGCAAGCCTTTAAGGATACTATCCAAAAGGTTATGATTTTCTCCAGTAAATGA
- the LOC131839733 gene encoding olfactory receptor 6C1-like, with protein MKNHTEITEFILLGLSDDPQLQGVIFVFLLITYMLSITGNLTIITLTLLDSHLQTPMYFFLRNFSLLEVSFTTVSIPKFLGSLITRDKTISFNDCMAQFFFFILLGVTEFCLLAAMSYDRYIAICKPLHYMTIMNPRVCKLLVFASWLASFLIIFPLLMQFIQLDYCKSNVIDHFTCDYFPLLHLSCSDTKFLEIVGFACAVFTLLFTLALIILSYIYIIRTILRIPSASQRTKAFSTCSSHMIVISISYGSCIFMYINPAAKDRVSLSKGVAVLNTSVAPMLNPFIYSLRNQQVKRAFMDRARKIVFFSNNSK; from the coding sequence atgaaaaaccacACAGAAATAACAGAGTTCATCCTCCTGGGATTGTCAGATGATCCACAGCTTCAGGGGGTGATCTTTGTCTTTCTGCTCATCACCTACATGCTCAGCATCACTGGGAACCTGACCATTATCACCCTTACCCTGCTGGATTCCCACCTCCAGACtcccatgtatttcttcctcagAAATTTCTCCTTGCTAGAGGTTTCATTCACAACTGTCAGCATACCCAAGTTCCTGGGCAGCTTGATTACAAGAGATAAAACCATTTCCTTTAATGACTGCAtggctcagttcttttttttcatCCTCTTGGGAGTCACTGAATTTTGCCTTCTGGCTGCCATGTCCTATGACCGTTACATTGCCATCTGCAAGCCTCTGCATTACATGACCATCATGAATCCCAGAGTCTGCAAACTCCTTGTCTTTGCCTCTTGGTTGGCTTCATTCTTAATCATATTCCCATTACTCATGCAGTTCATACAGCTTGATTACTGTAAGTCCAACGTTATAGACCATTTTACCTGTGATTATTTCCCCTTACTACACCTTTCTTGTTCAGACACAAAATTCCTAGAGATAGTGGGCTTTGCCTGTGCTGTGTTTACTCTACTGTTCACTTTGGCATTAATAATTCTGTCCTACATATATATCATTAGAACAATTTTGAGGATTCCTTCCGCTAGTCAGAGGACAAAGGCCTTTTCTACCTGCTCATCCCACATGATTGTCATCTCCATCTCCTATGGCAGCTGCATATTCATGTACATTAATCCAGCAGCAAAAGACAGAGTGTCTCTGAGCAAGGGTGTTGCTGTGCTAAACACCTCAGTAGCCCCCATGTTGAACCCCTTTATTTACAGCCTAAGGAACCAGCAAGTCAAGCGAGCCTTCATGGACAGGGCAAGGAAGATTGTATTCTTCTCAAACAAttcaaaataa